The genomic window GTTATAGGCATTGTTGGTCCTACGAGTAGTGGTAAAAGCTACATCGCTCATAACCTTGCAAGAGAGCTTAGGAAGTTGGGTATTGAGTCCGAGATAATTTCGTGTGATTCGGTGCAGGTTTACAAGTATTTTGACGTAGGAACTGATAAAGTTCCTTCTGAGTTTAGAAGAGAGTTTAACTACCACTGTTTGGATATACTTGAGCCAAATGAGGGAAGATTTAGTGCTGGTA from Brevinematia bacterium includes these protein-coding regions:
- a CDS encoding isopentenyl transferase family protein codes for the protein MEVIGIVGPTSSGKSYIAHNLARELRKLGIESEIISCDSVQVYKYFDVGTDKVPSEFRREFNYHCLDILEPNEGRFSAGKFRKMFDEIVLRLVREGKVGILVGGTGLYYKAVKVGIFEGP